Proteins co-encoded in one Eriocheir sinensis breed Jianghai 21 chromosome 5, ASM2467909v1, whole genome shotgun sequence genomic window:
- the LOC126984777 gene encoding cuticle protein CP1243-like, giving the protein MKLLVVMCLMAVGANAQYGQSGIVLPTGENVQFTQEQAENVLLIGASGVIKADGKHVQLDRDGLPVRRKREVALQGPSGVLFTDGQKRLLPPGVEIVLLTESGAVLSNGNNVQFRKKRSSGPLIDAITGPSGFITPTSQLFQLKPGVTVAILGDTGALLSDGTAIQFFE; this is encoded by the exons ATGAAGCTTCTG GTAGTGATGTGTCTGATGGCGGTGGGCGCCAATGCCCAGTACGGGCAATCCGGCATTGTCTTGCCAACCGGCGAAAACGTACAGTTCACCCAAGAACAGGCCGAGAACGTTCTCCTCATTGGGGCATCCGGCGTTATCAAGGCTGACGGCAAACATGTGCAGCTGGACCGTGACGGCCTCCCCGTACGCAGGAAGCGTGAGGTGGCCCTCCAGGGCCCCTCAGGCGTGCTCTTCACAGACGGCCAGAAGAGGCTCCTGCCCCCCGGCGTGGAGATCGTCCTCTTGACCGAGTCTGGCGCCGTCCTTTCCAACGGTAACAACGTGCAGTTCCGCAAGAAGCGTTCCTCCGGCCCCCTCATCGACGCCATCACTGGTCCTTCCGGCTTCATCACCCCCACCAGCCAGCTCTTCCAGCTTAAGCCCGGCGTGACCGTCGCCATCTTGGGAGACACTGGCGCTCTTCTCTCTGACGGAACCGCCATCCAGTTCTTCGAGTAa